GACTTCCTCAAGGGGTGGTCCTGAGGTTTAAACTCGATGTCAGTCCATTATAAAGTGGGGTTAATAGTAGCACCCACCTCATGGGGTCTcagtgaggaataaatgagacaGTCATATAATCATTCAGCACAGCGCCTAGCAGGCGGTAGGTGCCCCAGAAAGGCAGCTGGTCTTGTTCATAAAGTGCAGATGAATGTGCGGCACTGGCACATACAAAGGTCACCGACCTTGGAAGTGTCTAGTTCAGATTCTCAGGGGTAGTCTTACGAGCTGCTGTGCTGCAGTCCTCAGAGTGTGGTGGCCTGATGCCCGGGCCCTCAAATGCCCACACGTGGATCCGCCTCTGGCTGAGGCCCACACAGGGTGGCCGCTCACTCTCCTGTCCGCAGTGAACTGCCAGTATTCTTGCACAGTCACGGGTATCCAGTGCAGGGAGCCTGTGTAGTAGGACGGGTCAGTGGTCCCCAGTGTGAGCAGGCTCCCCTGGTCATTCCTGAAACCAAGGTGCAGCATGCTGTTTCAGCGAGGCTCGGAAAAGCGGTGCCCAGCGCCACCCTGGGGCCAACGCCACTGAGACCCAGCCCACCCTCCTCCGCCCCACTccaccctcctccaccccacccctaaCCCATGCTTCAGAGGAGGTCTCCAGCCTCCTCTGGCTCCTCCTCCGCTGGGCTTGATCTGATGTCAGTGGCAGCATCCTTTCTTCTGAGCACTGCAGCCCCCAGCCCGACCCCAGAGGAAGTAACCCACCCCACAGGTCCTGGGACTGCCAGGCTGTGCCCCAGCCGCCCTCGGGTGTGCCCAGCTGTCTCCCTATGCCCCTACTCCCTGTCAGCAGCCACCCAGGGCTTTCTGCCTCCAGTAGGAAAGGGGATCTTCAACGAAATCTACACTTTGGATTGAACCTGCCACCCGAACGCAAATCCCCTCTGTTCCTCCTGGGGCCGTGTCTCACACATGGCTGGGAAACGTACACTGTACCCACTCACTTCCGGAGCACTGCCCTGGGCTCCTAGAACTCATCCAGCCCATCCCAGCTCCCGGCTCTGCTGCACGCTTTCTCCCCAGACAACGCCCACTCCTCCCTCAGCGAAGCCTGCCCTGGCTGCCCTCCGCTGGGGCTTCTTCCCCTGTTATTCAGCCTCTGACACACCCAAATCTCCCCTGCAGCGCCCTTATCACAACTGTTTGATTACGATAATGTGTATAATGGTGTGGTGTCTGCCTCTCCTGCTAGAATGTTAACTGCCAGTTTGTCTTATCTGCTGATGTGTCCCCATCTCTGGCAGAGCCCCTGCACATAGTAAGGGCCCGGTAAATATCTACTGAGTGAATAAATGCATGAGTGAATACACTAATTAGCTCCCAACTgccttcccctgcctcagccatccagcACCTTCTCCTGGGGAGGGTCCGTTTCTCTCCTCCTTGCCATCTCCCCTCTGTCTGAGCCAAGCTGCATCATCACAGGATGCAGGGAGGTAGAGTAGGAGGCTCAGGGTTGGGAGCAGGagccccaggctccaggcctgGCTCGGCCACCACCACTCAGGGTGTTGGTCCCTCCCCAAGCCTCAGCATCCTCCCTAGTGAAAGGAGTAGGTTGGACTCCTTTGGAGTCAGCTGTAAAAGTCTGTGCATCTCAATGACATCAGCAAATGGTTATTGAGGCCCTGCCACTTTTGGGAAAGAGAACTTGAAAGCCCCTGTGCAGAGGTGGGATTGGGCTTTGTTTTTTGAATGCCAGAAAGGAAAGTCAAGTTTCGGTCCAGTGAACTCTGGCTGCATAAATGACTGTATCATGGGCCTTTGGATAAGAGGTTGGATGTGCCTGGAAAGGAGAAGGTTTGCTTGGATGCTGGTGACTACCCTTGAGTTGCAGCGTCCCCGAGGAGTGGACACTCTCCTCAGCTGGCAGTCCTTACAAGGACATCAAACTTAGGCCCCAGCTGGGCACAGCTCCTACCTGCTCATGTAGACTGAGAACAGGTCTTGGGCCACCAGGTGCCTCTGCATCATGTTGTCAAACATGGGCACTGACTACACAGAGGCAAGAGAGGGACAGGCCAGCCCCAGGATCCCGTCAGACTCGGAGTAGGTGAAGATGTCGCCAGGTTCCTGGGTGCTCAGGCCCACAGTCTGGTGGGGGTCCACATGTTGGAGACCTGCAGGACAATCATGTGGAGGCCCTGAACTTTCTGTCCAGAAGCCTGGGTGCCTCAAggggaaagaaatggaaggaggGGGAAGATACTGAAGAGGTTCTTGACCTCCAGCCCTCACCTGGgctcccacccccagccacaCTTGGCCTCATCCTCCCACAAGCCCTGCAACCACTACTGGAATCAGCCTCAGAAGCAGACCTGGGTCCTAAACTTAAATCCTGCCCGGGTGGGACATGGGCCACCCCTGCCAGGGCAAAAAGAAATCTGGACAGAGAGGTGGGGCATAAGCTAGGTGTGGGCCCCAAGTCCCGGCCCAAGTGGCCCCTGCCAAATGAGCCTCCCTGCCAGCTCTCCCCACTGTCAGAGCAGAGGCTGGGGGCGGGCAGCAAAAATGACCTAGATAAGGAAATGAGAGCACAGAATAGAAAAAAGGCTGGTTGTTTACTGGCAAGAGTGACAGCTGAGGGAAAGACAAACTCTAGGAAAGAACAGGCACCAGGGgtgctcctgcctgggtcctgGGTGGGAGGAAGAGCAAGCCGGTGGCCGCGTCCTGGACAGCTGCAGAATAGCACCTGCTCTCTCCATACCTGCTGAGTCAGACTAAGACAGAGCTTCCCCGGGCCAGGAAGGCAGGTGCAAGGGTGCGAGGTTGGGATGgtggttgggggaagggagaggcagTTCATGCACCCTGGGGGATGTTGTGTGAGGAAGGCTCCTGAGCTCAGACCCTCCTGGTGGTGgccttcagagctggcaggcaggagcACTGCCTTTGCTGGGTCAGCCAGCCTCTTGTGGCGGTGACTGAGAGCAGGGAGACTGCCTCTACCACAGCTCCGAGATTTCTTGGAGAGGAACAGCCATAGTGAGGCAGGGGCAGAGGGACGCTTTCCACTTCGTTAGTGGAAAAGCTAGCAGAGCCACTCACATCCGGGTAGTTGGTCAGAGACTTGCTGGCCACCACCCCAGAGTTGGAGTGCTTCCGGCTGACCACATAATGATGATTCCTCAGGAAGTCTTCCAGGAGCCCGTGCTCCTTCAGGGTCCTCCTCAGCGACTTCCCTTTGTGCAGAGGAACCCTAAGGAGATGGGGAAGAATTCATAAGGAGGGTGTGCATCTCCCGCAGGCTGCCCAGCCTCCTGGAAGTGGGCTCCATAAACCACTCCCTACACTCTGTTCCCAGCCAGCTTTCTGATCAATGGCCCACTGACCCCAGGCCAAtggctttcaaactttttattaatCATAACTCaaagtaagaaatatattttacatcagTTCAAAAATCACTGCCTATCCTTACTAACTGCAGTGCACTCTCATGTTTTCTatggctttctctttttctaatgcTGGTAGAGACCCATTAGAGGTATTTTGCAACTCACTAATGAGTTTCGAAACCCATGGTTTGAAAGGCACTAAGCACATTATCACTCATTCAGTCACCAAATTCTTgctgtgccagacactgcacAGGGCATGGGGCACACAATATTGGAAAGGACACCATCTCTGCCCGCCGGGAGCGCACTGTCTGCAGTAAAAAACGATGTCTCCCACATGCTGGCAAATGCCAAGACAATGATCCTGCCCTCTGCCAATCCCCTTTCTCCACTCTCTGGATAGCTTTTACCCTAAGATGAGTGGAAAATTCTCAGTGTTCTCAGCACAGAGCCTGGTCTCACAGGGGCCTCCTGAGGGAGCTTGAGTTTTAGATGATGGAGGCAGATCAACAGTGGAGAGATCAAGAGAGGAAATGCAGAAGCTGGTTCTAGACCTGGTGCTGCCCTATCTGTGTCAACTTGGGTGGCTCCCCAAAGCCCTCTGAGCTTCAGCTCCCTTAGGTTAACTCCTTCCTTTCCAGCCGTTCTCCTGGCCCTGCCTTTGACTAGCCCTGTGGCTTAACCTCTCTGGTCCTTAGTTTCCTCTCCTGTAGATAGAAGTAGAACTTGGTGATTCCCATGGTCCCGTGTACTTCTAAGAATCACGTGGTCCTCCTCTGTGAGACTGCTGAGACGTGCTTTGAGAGCCATACAATGGCAGCTGTTCACATCCCAAGTGCTGGGGCAGATAGCGCCCCTGGGACCTGGAGGAACTGTATTTTCAGGACTGCCACAAAGATTCCTAGCCAGTTGAAGGCACCCTGACCCCTTTTCAGGGATCCAGATTTCTCAGGGCGGGATCGGGGCTTCTCTGCGCTCAGGATTTGACCAGACTCAAACCTGAGCACCTGCAGATTAATGTGTGATGTCATGGCAAGAGTGCAAGTCCACCAGAGGCTGAGTCCTACTCCTCCATTACTAGTCATGCAGCCTTAGACAGCTCAGGGACCCTCCTTAGAAACCCTTCCTAAACAACagtgtctcatctgtaaaatgcaaatgATAATATCTACTTAATCCATGAGGATTCCTGGCTTAGTGGAGTGCCTGGCACCTAGGAGCAAACGGCTCAATCAATGTCAGTTATTATTTTGGGAGGAGAACCTGGGATCTTCACCCACAAAGGACATAGTATAATAGAGAACTCTATCTTGCTTAAGAAATGCATGTATAACTCTTACAGTGTGCACTGTTTGAAgacttttttaaatattaactccTACAATCCTCACAACATCCCTATGAGATGGACACTACCAATATTCAAATTTTAtgaacagaggaggaaactgaggcatagagagttAAGTTAGTGATGGAGCTGGGGATCAAACCCCAGGCAGTTTCACTCCAGAGTCATGCCCTATTCCCCCGGTTGCCCATCTGGCTCCCTGTTCTTTTCACCACACTGTGAAGTGCTGGAGTAAACAGAAGCAAAGTTCCCAGGATGCAAAGGCAAGACTGACAGGGAGCTGTTATCCTGGGAACTTGCAGCACTTCTCCCAAGACTCCCTGTGGGACCAATGGCTGGAAGACCAAGGACAGACCTCCCAGAGAGGACGATGAGATGCCCTTGCCCTCCCCTGGGCTCTGATGTTCACCTGGTGATGGCATTAACCTCAGAGAGAGCAAAGACTGCAAGGAGCACCACGAGGCACCTCCTCCTGGACCGCAGGCTTCCCCTTCCTGGCCCGGGGAAGCTCTGTCTTAGTCTGACTCAGCAGGTATGGAGAGAGCAGGTGCTATTCTGCAGCTGTCCAGGACGCGGCCACCGGCTTGCTCTTCCTCCCACCcaggacccaggcaggagcacCCCTGGGGCCTGTTCTTTCCTGGAGTTTGTCTTTCCCTCAGCTGTCACTCATGCCAGAGCTCACTGCTCCAGCCAGAGCCCACTCCACAGCCTTTATAGAGGGAGCCAGGTGTCCTGTGGCTGGAAGCCCAGACTTCAGAGATAGCTCCTGACTGTAGGTCACTCCACAAATACAGTGAGAGAGCACTCAGGATACCTAAGACCCATGCTGATAAGGACCACTCACACTGAGTCAGGCCATTTGTGGCCCTTATCAGCATGGGTCTTAGGTATTCCGAGTGTTATCTCAGAATATCTGTATTCCAGGGACTTCAAAGTTGAAAGATACACATGCCTGGTCTTCAGGCTGAGAAATGTCAACACAGGCCTCTCTGACCTGCTCCCCACTTGCAGAGGGGACTTCTCGAGCCATCACAGGGGAGGCGCTGCCAGAAATGTGTTCCATGTCCCACCGTATGCTCTGTAAGAGGCCTGTTCCCCGCAGATCCCACTCCAGCCTTATCTGCTCTCCCCCCGTGATCTGACTCCACCGGAAGCTGGTAGCCTGCCCTATCCATGAATCTGCCCCCAGCCCAGTTTTCCAGTGGCAGGGGGACTCGGTCTTCCCCCAAACTGGCATCTGTGGCAGAGAGGAATTGTTCATTCTGTCATCCCCGTGAGTGGAGCTTGGGGTTTAGAGCACAGAGCAGGTGTGGCCTCCACTCCTACAGAGCACAGTCTAAGAGAGAAGGCAGGCCCGAGGCACATGCACCCCTAGGGACATCGGCCCTGCTCCACAGTGGAAGGGTACTGAGGAGGGGAGGGGTAAATTGATGCCACATCACACTGGCATTGGAAGAACGGGGCAGGgctgaaccaggaaggcagacaAGTGCCCCCGCatagaagaagagaaatatggcagTGATAGGGTAAGGAACAGCTTAGGTCAAGACTCAGCCTCTGAGTCCCATTGGAGTGTGCAGACAGAGCCCCTCAGAAGCACATGTGCAGGGGTATGTTGAGTAGAGACCCCCGGAGTCTAGGCCAGAGATTCTCTGAGGCTTGTAGCCAGAGAGAGAGTCAGgacaagaaggaaaacaaaggctgTGGCCATGAAGCTGATGGAGAAGATCATGTTCCAAGGACCACGGGAGGCTAACGCTGGCAAATCAGGACTGTGTAAGGGTTAGGTGGGCAAAATAGGAAGGCAAGGGCTTCAGGTCCATGGGAGAGTGGGAGAGCACAATGCCAGCCACCCAATGCCTG
The genomic region above belongs to Piliocolobus tephrosceles isolate RC106 chromosome 1, ASM277652v3, whole genome shotgun sequence and contains:
- the LOC111556034 gene encoding LOW QUALITY PROTEIN: chymosin-like (The sequence of the model RefSeq protein was modified relative to this genomic sequence to represent the inferred CDS: substituted 2 bases at 2 genomic stop codons), yielding MQDLAWQGGLLREEIGKQAVLFSVDFDLCFWHLGRVGATRQLDVFVATSQGMGSGSVLAFWGPGHQFCEGMRQGRGSLRSRRRCLVVLLAVFALSEVNAITRVPLHKGKSLRRTLKEHGLLEDFLRNHHYVVSRKHSNSGVVASKSLTNYPDKSRSCGRGSLPALSHRHKRLADPAKAVLLPASSEGHHQEGLQHVDPHQTVGLSTQEPGDIFTYSESDGILGLACPSLASVXSVPMFDNMMQRHLVAQDLFSVYMSRNDQGSLLTLGTTDPSYYTGSLHWIPVTVQEYWQFTADSVTIDGVVVACDGGCQAILDTGIFLLVGPGSDLFNIQQAIGATAGQYDKFDIDCRCLSSMSTVVFEIHGRKYPLPPSAYTSQDQGFXTNGFQGDYSSQQWILGDVFIREYYSIFDRANNHVGLAKAV